One Ensifer adhaerens genomic region harbors:
- a CDS encoding L,D-transpeptidase, with protein MTEAHEPSSSTADQKTGITLTRRSLVIGAASLIVTGCATARPTPAVVPAAVTPVRPSAGRTVPPMYYAMPDEQFPIPEVKIAEVDPKFWRQEVDYPTSERPGTLIVDTPAKYLYHVLPGGRAMRYGIGVGREGFAWSGRAIVAYKRKWPRWTPPDEMVARQPKLQPYSIANGGMPPGIKNPLGARALYIHKDGKDTLYRIHGSPEAFSIGKAVSSGCIRLLNQDVVYLHDQVRDGSTIVVIPDPTKGDMAIG; from the coding sequence ATGACCGAAGCACACGAGCCTTCTTCCTCCACGGCCGATCAAAAGACCGGCATCACGCTGACCCGCCGCAGCCTTGTCATCGGCGCGGCCTCGCTGATCGTCACCGGCTGCGCGACCGCCCGCCCGACACCGGCGGTGGTGCCGGCAGCCGTCACGCCCGTCCGCCCCTCAGCCGGCCGGACGGTGCCGCCGATGTACTATGCGATGCCCGACGAGCAGTTTCCGATCCCTGAGGTGAAGATCGCCGAGGTCGATCCGAAGTTCTGGCGGCAGGAGGTGGATTATCCGACCAGTGAGCGGCCCGGCACGCTGATCGTCGATACGCCCGCGAAATACCTCTATCACGTGCTGCCGGGCGGGCGGGCGATGCGCTACGGCATCGGCGTCGGGCGCGAGGGCTTTGCCTGGTCGGGCCGGGCGATCGTCGCCTACAAGCGCAAATGGCCGCGCTGGACGCCGCCCGACGAGATGGTCGCGCGTCAGCCGAAACTCCAGCCCTACAGCATCGCCAATGGCGGCATGCCCCCGGGCATCAAGAACCCGCTCGGCGCCCGCGCGCTCTATATCCATAAGGACGGCAAGGACACGCTCTACCGCATCCATGGCAGTCCCGAGGCATTTTCGATCGGCAAGGCGGTCTCTTCCGGCTGCATTCGCCTGCTCAATCAGGATGTCGTCTACCTCCATGATCAGGTCCGCGACGGCAGCACCATCGTCGTCATTCCGGATCCGACCAAGGGCGACATGGCGATCGGTTAG
- a CDS encoding response regulator transcription factor encodes MRVLIVEDDDILRDGLKVGLALAGFTTDAVGTCDAAATALAANGFDAVVLDLMLPDGSGLDILRDLRARQSDIPVLLLTARDTVRDRVAGLDTGADDYLGKPFDLDEVAARLRALARRSSGRASAALEWSTLRLDPARQSVEQAGKPVQLSRREYSILHTLMSHPGVIFSKTKLEDKLYGWQEEIESNAVEVHIHHLRNKLGPGLIETIRGIGYRLGGAG; translated from the coding sequence ATGCGAGTCCTGATCGTCGAAGACGACGATATCCTTAGAGACGGCCTGAAGGTCGGCCTGGCGCTGGCGGGCTTCACCACCGATGCCGTCGGCACCTGCGATGCGGCCGCGACGGCGCTTGCCGCCAACGGCTTCGACGCGGTCGTGCTCGACCTGATGCTGCCCGACGGCTCCGGTCTCGACATTCTGCGGGACCTGCGCGCCAGGCAGAGCGACATTCCGGTGCTGCTGTTGACCGCACGCGACACCGTGCGCGATCGCGTCGCCGGCCTCGACACTGGCGCCGACGACTATCTCGGCAAACCCTTCGACCTCGACGAGGTCGCCGCCAGGCTTCGGGCGCTGGCGCGACGCTCCAGCGGCCGGGCGAGCGCCGCGCTGGAATGGTCGACGCTCAGGCTCGATCCGGCCAGGCAATCGGTGGAACAGGCGGGCAAGCCGGTGCAACTCTCGCGGCGCGAATATTCCATCCTGCATACGCTGATGTCGCACCCGGGGGTGATCTTCTCCAAGACCAAGCTGGAAGACAAACTCTACGGCTGGCAGGAGGAAATCGAGAGCAACGCCGTGGAGGTGCACATCCACCATCTGCGCAACAAGCTCGGCCCGGGACTGATCGAAACCATCCGGGGCATCGGCTACCGGCTGGGCGGAGCCGGCTGA
- a CDS encoding ATP-binding protein, with protein MQSLRARLFAILLITTGLLWLSATVWIFLSTRAEVERVLDARLMEAARMVNSLIVSPDMMKEEGDTHANRPAQSAIRIPLLEHPHYDRQLSCQIWSLDGTLIGKSDSAPDTTLAPHAMGFSETVINGETWRVFAVENASLGVRVLVGDNLRIRDRLVNDLVKGLLLPALLIIPLLAVLIWLCVGRGLAPLRKLAGDLAAREASDLHAIEDTGTTREISPVLKSLNGLFARVAGAREREQNFIAFAAHELRTPLAGLKTQAQVALASDDGEIREKALGQIVAGVDRTGKLVRQLLDIASVEATESGRPAAGFDVGEMLTSLRTELAGQARLVDVVVDGAMSGLRINMDPDLFRLAARNLLENAINHSPPGATVSCHAEIRGQHLAIAINDEGPGIPEEEMPRVTERFFRGRFKAAAGSGLGLSIVERALDRTGAELELRNRPTGGLSARIVLSQGLAP; from the coding sequence ATGCAATCGCTGCGCGCCCGGCTTTTCGCCATCCTCCTGATCACGACGGGGCTCCTGTGGCTATCGGCCACCGTCTGGATCTTCCTCAGCACCCGCGCCGAAGTCGAGCGCGTGCTCGACGCGCGGCTGATGGAGGCGGCGCGCATGGTGAATTCGCTGATCGTCAGCCCAGACATGATGAAGGAAGAAGGCGACACCCATGCCAACCGCCCGGCACAGAGCGCGATCAGGATCCCGCTGCTGGAGCACCCGCATTACGACCGGCAGCTCTCCTGCCAGATCTGGTCGCTGGACGGAACTCTGATCGGCAAGTCGGACAGCGCGCCCGACACAACGCTTGCGCCCCACGCCATGGGCTTTTCCGAAACCGTCATCAACGGCGAGACCTGGCGTGTCTTTGCGGTGGAGAATGCGAGCCTCGGCGTGCGCGTTCTCGTCGGTGACAACCTGCGCATCCGCGACCGGCTGGTCAACGACCTGGTCAAGGGGCTGTTGCTGCCGGCGCTGCTGATCATTCCGCTTCTGGCCGTGCTGATCTGGCTCTGCGTCGGGCGGGGCCTCGCGCCGCTGCGCAAGCTTGCCGGCGACCTTGCCGCGCGTGAAGCCTCCGACCTGCACGCGATCGAGGACACCGGCACGACGCGCGAGATCAGCCCGGTCTTGAAGTCGCTGAACGGCCTTTTTGCCCGTGTCGCCGGCGCCCGCGAGCGCGAGCAGAATTTCATCGCGTTTGCCGCCCACGAGTTGCGTACGCCGCTGGCGGGCCTCAAGACGCAGGCGCAGGTGGCGCTCGCCAGCGACGACGGCGAAATCCGCGAGAAGGCGCTCGGCCAGATCGTCGCCGGTGTCGACCGGACCGGCAAGCTGGTGCGGCAACTGCTCGATATCGCCTCGGTCGAAGCCACCGAGAGCGGCAGGCCGGCGGCCGGTTTTGATGTCGGCGAGATGCTGACAAGTCTTCGCACCGAACTCGCCGGCCAGGCGCGTCTCGTCGATGTTGTCGTCGACGGGGCGATGTCCGGTCTCAGGATCAATATGGATCCGGACCTCTTCCGGCTCGCGGCGCGCAACCTGCTCGAAAACGCCATCAACCATTCGCCACCGGGCGCAACGGTCTCTTGCCACGCCGAGATACGAGGCCAGCATCTGGCAATCGCGATCAACGACGAGGGGCCTGGCATCCCCGAGGAGGAAATGCCGCGCGTGACCGAGCGCTTCTTCCGCGGCCGGTTCAAGGCGGCGGCCGGCAGCGGGCTCGGCCTCAGCATCGTCGAGCGTGCGCTTGACCGAACCGGCGCCGAACTCGAACTGCGCAACCGACCGACCGGCGGCCTCTCGGCTCGCATCGTATTGTCGCAAGGCCTCGCGCCGTGA
- a CDS encoding ABC transporter ATP-binding protein yields MTTAAPVLGIDGLCVDALTPQGPRRVLDAVSFNLMSGETLCIAGESGSGKSVTSLAVMGLLPKASLRIASGSIKLEGRELSKLSNSAMRSVRGGDVAMVFQEPMTSLNPVMSIGEQLTEAIREHQGSEGGTASAVALRMLDAVHITEPARRMTQYPHELSGGMRQRVMIAMALSCRPKVLIADEPTTALDVTVQAQILTLMKELKREFGASIVLITHDMGVVAQMADRVVIMQQGRIVEQGDVLPIFRSPRERYTQELLAAVPRLGAHAGTDGPPRIAATAAASVPRAASPVLSVRDLAVHYGKKPSGLLGGKKLAAAVSDVSFDIFSGETLGLVGESGSGKSTTGKAVLGLIPFDGDVAIDGQQIGALSQRQMRPVRRSAQMIFQDPYASLDPRMAVGAAIAEPLLIHGIGNRSERTDRVADLLRRVGLGPDAASRYPHEFSGGQRQRICIARALAVNPKLIVADESVAALDVSVRARVLDLMLELQETMGLAYLFVSHDMAVIERMSHHVAVMRGGRIVEMGTRRAVFEDPQDAYTRALMAAVPLPDPPMRKSA; encoded by the coding sequence GTGACAACGGCAGCACCTGTGCTCGGCATCGATGGCCTCTGCGTCGATGCGTTGACGCCGCAAGGGCCGCGAAGGGTCCTTGATGCCGTCAGCTTCAACCTCATGAGCGGCGAAACGCTGTGCATTGCCGGCGAGAGCGGCTCGGGCAAATCCGTGACTTCGCTTGCTGTCATGGGGCTCCTGCCGAAAGCCTCGCTGCGGATCGCCTCCGGCAGCATCAAGCTCGAAGGGCGCGAACTCTCGAAGCTCTCCAACAGTGCGATGCGCAGCGTGCGCGGCGGCGATGTCGCGATGGTCTTTCAGGAGCCAATGACATCGCTCAATCCCGTGATGTCGATCGGCGAGCAACTGACCGAGGCCATTCGCGAACATCAGGGTTCCGAGGGGGGAACGGCGAGTGCCGTCGCCCTGCGCATGCTGGATGCGGTGCACATCACCGAGCCGGCGCGGCGCATGACGCAATATCCGCACGAGCTTTCCGGCGGCATGCGGCAGCGCGTGATGATCGCGATGGCACTCTCGTGCCGACCCAAGGTGCTGATCGCCGACGAGCCGACGACGGCACTCGACGTTACCGTGCAGGCGCAGATCCTGACGCTGATGAAGGAACTGAAGCGGGAATTCGGCGCTTCGATCGTGCTGATCACCCATGACATGGGCGTGGTCGCGCAGATGGCGGATCGCGTGGTCATCATGCAGCAGGGCCGCATCGTCGAGCAGGGCGACGTGCTGCCGATCTTCCGCTCGCCGCGCGAGCGCTACACGCAGGAGTTGTTGGCGGCCGTACCGAGGCTGGGGGCGCATGCCGGCACCGACGGCCCGCCGCGCATCGCCGCAACGGCTGCGGCATCCGTCCCGCGGGCGGCGAGCCCGGTCCTGTCCGTGCGTGACCTCGCTGTCCACTACGGAAAAAAGCCCAGCGGACTGTTGGGCGGAAAGAAGCTGGCCGCCGCCGTCAGCGACGTTTCCTTCGACATCTTCTCCGGTGAGACGCTGGGGCTCGTCGGCGAAAGCGGATCGGGCAAGTCGACCACCGGCAAGGCGGTGCTCGGCCTCATTCCATTCGATGGCGATGTGGCGATCGACGGCCAGCAGATCGGCGCGCTGTCGCAACGCCAGATGCGGCCCGTGCGCCGCTCCGCGCAGATGATCTTTCAGGATCCCTATGCCTCGCTCGACCCGCGCATGGCGGTCGGGGCGGCGATCGCCGAGCCGCTGCTCATCCATGGCATCGGCAATCGCAGCGAACGCACGGATCGCGTCGCCGATCTGTTGCGCCGTGTCGGGCTTGGGCCCGATGCTGCCAGCCGCTATCCGCACGAGTTCTCCGGGGGACAGCGGCAGCGCATCTGCATTGCCCGCGCGCTGGCGGTCAATCCGAAGCTTATTGTCGCGGATGAAAGCGTGGCCGCGCTCGACGTGTCAGTGCGGGCACGCGTGCTTGATCTGATGCTCGAACTGCAGGAGACGATGGGTCTTGCCTATCTCTTCGTCTCGCACGACATGGCTGTGATCGAGCGGATGTCGCACCATGTCGCCGTCATGCGCGGCGGCCGCATCGTCGAGATGGGAACGCGCCGCGCCGTGTTCGAGGATCCGCAGGACGCCTACACCCGGGCGCTGATGGCCGCGGTGCCGCTGCCGGACCCACCGATGCGGAAAAGCGCTTAG
- a CDS encoding acetamidase/formamidase family protein: MCVACTHTIHRAKHHFGWNRDFEPTLIAKPGETIHFECLDSSGGQLGAGSTLDTLASLDFEKINPVTGPVYVEGAAPGDALKVTIRRFVPSGVGWTANIPGFGLLADQFTDPALHMWSYDANTMAPALYGPGGRVPLKPFAGTIGVAPAEPGLHSVVPPRRVGGNLDIRDLTSGVTLYLPVEVEGALFSIGDTHAAQGDGEVCGTAIESQMEVEATIELVKDARLASPRFTTPGPVTRHLDAAGYEVTTGIGPDLMTGARESLMRMIDLLGAEHGLSPVDAYLLCSVCGDLRISEIVDAPNWVVSFYFPRIVFS; the protein is encoded by the coding sequence ATGTGCGTTGCCTGCACACACACCATCCATCGCGCCAAGCATCATTTCGGCTGGAACCGCGACTTCGAGCCGACGCTGATCGCCAAGCCCGGTGAGACCATCCATTTCGAATGCCTGGATTCTTCCGGCGGGCAGCTCGGCGCTGGCTCGACGCTCGACACATTGGCCTCGCTCGATTTCGAGAAGATCAATCCGGTGACGGGGCCTGTTTATGTCGAAGGTGCTGCGCCCGGCGACGCGCTGAAGGTGACGATCCGCCGCTTCGTGCCCTCGGGCGTTGGCTGGACGGCCAACATTCCGGGCTTCGGCCTGCTCGCCGATCAGTTCACCGATCCGGCGCTGCACATGTGGTCCTATGATGCGAATACCATGGCGCCGGCGCTCTATGGACCGGGCGGCCGCGTGCCGTTGAAGCCCTTCGCCGGCACGATCGGCGTCGCGCCGGCCGAACCGGGCCTGCATTCGGTGGTGCCGCCGCGCCGGGTCGGCGGCAATCTCGACATTCGCGATCTCACATCGGGCGTCACCCTCTATCTGCCGGTCGAGGTGGAGGGCGCGCTGTTTTCCATCGGCGACACCCACGCAGCCCAGGGCGACGGCGAGGTCTGTGGCACCGCGATCGAGAGCCAGATGGAGGTCGAAGCCACGATCGAGCTCGTCAAGGATGCCCGTCTCGCCAGCCCGCGGTTCACTACGCCGGGTCCGGTGACCCGTCATCTGGATGCTGCCGGTTACGAGGTGACGACCGGCATCGGCCCGGATCTGATGACCGGCGCGCGCGAAAGCCTGATGCGCATGATCGACCTGCTTGGCGCCGAACACGGCTTGAGTCCGGTCGATGCCTATCTGCTCTGCTCGGTCTGCGGCGACCTCCGCATCAGCGAGATCGTCGACGCTCCGAACTGGGTCGTTTCCTTCTACTTCCCGAGGATCGTCTTTTCGTGA
- a CDS encoding ABC transporter substrate-binding protein has translation MFKSWLRTSTVAAALLAAPLSALAQDAPKQGGDIVITYKDDIATLDPAIGYDWVNWSMIKSLFSRLMDYKPGTTELVPSLAETFDVAPDGLTYTFKLRKGVKFTNGREIVASDVKYSIERAVDPKTQGPGAGFFGAIKGFDDLSGGKAATLEGIEAPDDATVVFHLSRPDATFLHVLAVNFASVVPKEAVEAAAGDFGKKPVGSGTFVLRDWTVGQSLTFERNPDYFVKDMPHIDKFTVEVGQEPLVALLRLQKGEVDIAGDGIPPAKFLEIKNSPEGAEIIVDGQQLHTGYVTLNTKVKPFDDVKVRQAVNMAINKERITRILNGRATPANQPLPPLMPGYDKAFTGYDYDVEKAKALLAEAGHGDGFETVLYSTNTDPQPRIAQAIQQDLAAIGIKAEVRALAQANVIAAGGTEGEAPMIWSGGMAWIADFPDPSNFYGPILGCSGAVQGGWNWSWYCNEALDKRAVAADSMSDPAKAAERQAEWGKIFTDIMADAPWVPVTNERRVVAKSPRMGGEGEIYVDPTRVINYDAIFVKQ, from the coding sequence ATGTTCAAAAGCTGGCTTCGAACTTCAACCGTCGCTGCGGCACTGCTCGCAGCACCGCTCTCGGCCCTTGCACAGGATGCGCCGAAACAGGGCGGAGATATCGTCATCACCTACAAGGACGATATCGCCACGCTCGATCCCGCCATCGGCTACGACTGGGTCAACTGGTCGATGATCAAGAGCCTGTTCTCGCGCCTGATGGACTACAAGCCGGGTACCACCGAGCTGGTGCCGTCGCTCGCCGAAACCTTCGACGTCGCGCCGGATGGCCTGACCTATACGTTCAAGCTGCGCAAGGGCGTGAAATTCACCAACGGCCGCGAGATCGTCGCCTCGGACGTGAAGTATTCGATCGAACGGGCGGTCGACCCGAAGACGCAGGGGCCGGGCGCCGGTTTCTTCGGCGCGATCAAGGGCTTCGACGATCTCTCGGGCGGCAAGGCGGCGACGCTTGAAGGCATTGAGGCGCCGGATGATGCGACTGTCGTCTTCCACCTGTCGCGCCCGGACGCAACCTTCCTGCACGTGCTCGCCGTCAACTTCGCCTCGGTCGTGCCAAAGGAAGCGGTCGAGGCTGCCGCCGGCGACTTCGGCAAGAAGCCGGTCGGCTCCGGCACCTTCGTCCTTAGGGACTGGACCGTCGGTCAGAGCCTGACCTTCGAGCGCAACCCCGACTATTTCGTCAAGGACATGCCGCATATCGACAAGTTCACGGTCGAGGTCGGCCAGGAGCCGCTGGTGGCGCTGCTGCGACTGCAGAAGGGGGAGGTCGATATTGCCGGGGACGGTATTCCGCCGGCAAAATTCCTCGAAATCAAGAATTCGCCTGAAGGCGCCGAGATTATCGTCGATGGACAGCAGCTCCATACCGGCTATGTCACGCTCAACACCAAGGTGAAGCCCTTCGACGACGTAAAGGTTCGTCAGGCCGTCAATATGGCGATCAACAAGGAGCGTATCACCCGCATCCTCAATGGTCGCGCGACGCCCGCCAACCAGCCGCTGCCGCCGCTGATGCCGGGTTACGACAAGGCGTTCACCGGTTATGACTATGACGTCGAGAAGGCGAAGGCCCTGCTCGCCGAGGCCGGACATGGCGATGGCTTCGAGACGGTGCTCTATTCGACCAACACCGACCCGCAGCCGCGCATCGCCCAGGCGATCCAGCAGGATCTGGCCGCCATCGGCATCAAGGCGGAGGTGCGGGCGCTGGCCCAGGCCAACGTCATTGCCGCCGGCGGCACCGAAGGCGAAGCGCCGATGATCTGGTCGGGTGGTATGGCCTGGATCGCCGACTTCCCGGACCCGTCGAACTTCTACGGCCCGATCCTCGGCTGCTCCGGTGCGGTCCAGGGCGGCTGGAACTGGTCGTGGTACTGCAACGAGGCACTCGACAAGCGCGCCGTTGCCGCCGATTCCATGTCCGATCCGGCAAAGGCGGCCGAGCGGCAGGCGGAATGGGGCAAGATCTTCACCGACATTATGGCCGATGCGCCGTGGGTGCCCGTCACCAACGAGCGCCGCGTCGTTGCCAAGTCGCCGCGAATGGGTGGCGAGGGCGAGATCTACGTCGATCCGACCCGGGTCATCAACTACGACGCGATCTTCGTGAAGCAATAA
- a CDS encoding ABC transporter permease translates to MAFLLLRRLVQTALILLGVAAITFLLLYALPADPARMIAGRSATAQTVANIRRELGLDQPLLVQFWSYLQGLVQGDLGRSYAQKTDVGTLIAARLPATLILMAAGIFVEVLLGVFLGVVAAIRRGGFVDRLVMMASFVGVSAPQFVAALLLLYVFAVTLAWFPMSGFGSFAHVVLPALTLGILGAGWYARMVRSAMIDVLNQDYVRTARAKGLSSFRIIFRHALPNALLPVIAMIGIDIGQFMSGVVVVEAVYGWPGIGQLAWQAIQQVDIPIIMGVTLVSALAIVLGNLLADLVAPLIDPRIRAR, encoded by the coding sequence ATGGCATTCCTTCTGCTGCGCCGTCTCGTGCAGACCGCGCTCATCCTGCTCGGCGTTGCCGCCATCACCTTCCTGTTGCTCTATGCGCTTCCCGCCGACCCGGCGCGCATGATCGCCGGGCGCAGCGCAACGGCGCAGACGGTCGCCAACATTCGTCGGGAACTCGGGCTCGACCAGCCGCTGCTCGTTCAGTTCTGGAGCTATCTCCAGGGGCTGGTGCAGGGCGATCTCGGTCGCTCCTACGCGCAGAAGACCGATGTCGGTACCTTGATCGCGGCGCGCCTGCCGGCAACGCTGATCCTGATGGCGGCCGGCATTTTCGTCGAAGTCCTGCTCGGCGTGTTTCTCGGTGTCGTCGCGGCCATCCGGCGCGGCGGTTTCGTCGATCGGCTCGTGATGATGGCATCCTTCGTCGGCGTCTCGGCACCGCAATTCGTTGCGGCCCTTTTGCTGCTCTATGTCTTCGCGGTCACGCTCGCCTGGTTCCCGATGAGCGGCTTCGGCAGCTTCGCCCATGTGGTCCTGCCGGCGCTGACGCTCGGCATCCTCGGTGCCGGCTGGTACGCGCGCATGGTGCGCTCGGCGATGATCGACGTCTTGAACCAGGATTATGTGCGCACCGCACGTGCCAAGGGCCTGTCCTCGTTCCGCATCATCTTCCGCCATGCGCTGCCGAACGCGCTTCTACCCGTCATCGCCATGATCGGCATCGATATCGGCCAATTCATGAGTGGGGTCGTTGTCGTCGAGGCCGTCTATGGCTGGCCAGGCATCGGCCAGCTCGCCTGGCAGGCGATCCAGCAGGTCGACATTCCGATCATCATGGGGGTGACGCTCGTCTCGGCGCTCGCGATCGTGCTTGGCAACCTCCTTGCCGACCTCGTCGCGCCGCTCATCGATCCGCGCATCCGCGCCCGCTAA
- a CDS encoding ABC transporter permease: MQVLKSMFRQPAALFGLVVVALVVMLALAAPLVAPYSPDEQMFDGLTLEGAPLPPSAQFLLGTDTLGRDLFSRLLYGARTSLVIGLVANGVAVSIGLMIGILSGYMRGLIGSALMRFTDLMMAFPALLLAIVLAALLRPSLWIVAMVIALVNWVQVARIVYTETRGLVERDFILAERSLGAGHGRILFHHILPHLVPTAIVWGTLGIATTVLLEATLSFLGIGVQPPTPSWGNIIFESQSYFQAAPWLVFIPGAVILLTALSFNLVGDALRDILDPTQRGRG; this comes from the coding sequence ATGCAGGTTTTGAAATCCATGTTCAGGCAGCCGGCGGCGCTGTTCGGTCTCGTCGTCGTTGCACTGGTCGTCATGCTCGCTTTGGCCGCTCCGCTGGTTGCCCCCTATAGCCCGGACGAACAGATGTTCGACGGGCTGACGCTCGAAGGAGCGCCGTTGCCGCCGAGTGCTCAGTTCCTGCTCGGTACCGATACGCTCGGCCGCGACCTCTTTTCGCGCCTGCTCTATGGCGCCCGAACTTCGCTTGTCATCGGCCTCGTCGCCAATGGCGTTGCCGTCTCGATCGGGCTCATGATCGGCATTCTCTCGGGCTACATGCGGGGCCTTATCGGCAGCGCACTGATGCGCTTCACCGACCTGATGATGGCCTTTCCGGCGCTGCTGCTGGCGATCGTGCTTGCCGCACTGCTGCGCCCAAGCCTCTGGATCGTCGCCATGGTGATCGCGCTCGTCAACTGGGTCCAGGTCGCCCGCATCGTCTATACCGAGACCCGTGGCTTGGTCGAACGCGACTTCATCCTCGCCGAGCGCTCACTCGGCGCCGGCCACGGGCGCATCCTGTTTCACCACATCCTGCCGCATCTGGTGCCGACGGCGATCGTCTGGGGCACGCTCGGCATCGCAACCACGGTGCTGCTCGAAGCGACGCTCTCATTCCTCGGCATCGGCGTCCAGCCGCCGACACCCTCCTGGGGTAACATCATCTTCGAGAGCCAGAGCTATTTCCAGGCCGCGCCCTGGCTGGTGTTCATCCCCGGCGCCGTCATCCTTTTGACCGCGCTCTCCTTCAATCTGGTCGGCGATGCGCTCCGCGATATCCTCGACCCGACGCAACGCGGGAGGGGCTGA
- a CDS encoding ANTAR domain-containing response regulator: MRETPNFTGWRAAILHREDQTTERLVRQLKLFGFDVTVQWQPLDARDLPDIILVDADQGWSGLLPWKDEQAPRPLIALLGSEAPGRVAWAMGQGVAAIIAKPVASSAVYPALVLAVGIYEERRAVADKIAHLEERVRMRPLVHAAVQKIGQACHVNEEQAYGILRNCAMKKRLSMEQIAGSILGGAEPLPEAG; encoded by the coding sequence ATGAGGGAAACACCGAACTTCACCGGCTGGCGTGCGGCAATCCTGCACCGCGAAGACCAGACGACGGAGCGGCTGGTGCGACAGCTCAAGCTCTTCGGCTTCGACGTCACCGTACAATGGCAGCCGCTCGATGCGCGCGACCTGCCCGATATCATCCTCGTCGACGCTGACCAGGGCTGGAGCGGGCTCTTGCCCTGGAAGGACGAGCAGGCGCCACGGCCGCTGATCGCCTTGCTCGGCTCGGAAGCACCGGGCCGGGTCGCCTGGGCGATGGGGCAGGGGGTTGCGGCCATCATCGCCAAGCCGGTCGCGTCCTCGGCGGTCTACCCGGCCCTGGTGTTGGCGGTTGGGATCTACGAGGAGCGCCGCGCCGTCGCCGACAAGATCGCCCATCTCGAAGAACGGGTGCGCATGCGCCCGCTCGTTCATGCCGCCGTGCAGAAGATCGGTCAGGCCTGCCATGTCAACGAAGAACAAGCCTATGGAATCCTGCGCAATTGCGCGATGAAAAAGCGCCTGTCGATGGAGCAGATCGCCGGTTCCATCCTCGGCGGTGCCGAGCCCCTGCCGGAGGCCGGTTGA
- a CDS encoding transporter substrate-binding protein: protein MSGAVKIGILYSTTGPYGTMGRDCRDGAELAIEEIAASHPGRIEPVFIDPEANIDRYLEGAKSLLRDHGCRHIIGTITSLARKEVIPLVEKHDGLLWYMCPYEGFEANDNVIYTGACPNQHLLPLLDYLLPRFGNRPYLIGANYVWGWEMNRLARELVEEAGGAILGERYLPLEETAVERIVAEIEQRRPSFILNNLVGPSSYAFHAAIRALAVRDPGFRPQNCPVVSCDLQECELTDIGLGVATGQLCAASYFDTVVSPDNAAFKLRVASRFGPGRRISSLFASAYASVKLCAEAIIEAGVDDPATITQLVSAAAHQSVLGPLRIDPQTHHAALPFHLGRISDDGGFDIVTSLPSIAADPYLTGQRKRKAPQLRIVS, encoded by the coding sequence ATGAGCGGCGCGGTAAAGATCGGCATCCTCTATTCGACGACCGGGCCCTACGGGACGATGGGCCGCGACTGTCGCGATGGCGCGGAACTGGCGATCGAGGAGATTGCGGCAAGCCATCCGGGCCGGATCGAGCCGGTTTTCATCGATCCGGAAGCCAATATCGACCGTTATCTCGAAGGCGCCAAATCGCTGCTGCGCGACCACGGATGCCGCCACATCATCGGCACCATCACCTCGCTCGCTCGCAAGGAGGTCATTCCGCTTGTCGAAAAGCACGACGGCCTGCTCTGGTACATGTGCCCCTATGAGGGCTTCGAGGCCAACGACAACGTGATCTATACGGGCGCCTGCCCGAACCAGCATTTGCTGCCCTTGCTCGACTATCTGCTGCCGCGTTTCGGCAACCGGCCCTATCTGATCGGTGCAAACTATGTCTGGGGCTGGGAAATGAACCGCCTGGCGCGCGAGCTGGTGGAGGAAGCCGGCGGCGCAATCCTCGGCGAGCGTTACCTGCCGCTCGAGGAAACCGCGGTCGAGCGGATCGTCGCCGAAATCGAGCAGCGCCGGCCGAGCTTCATCCTCAATAATCTCGTCGGTCCTTCCAGTTACGCCTTCCACGCCGCGATCCGGGCGCTCGCCGTGCGCGATCCGGGGTTCCGACCGCAAAACTGCCCCGTCGTCAGCTGCGACCTTCAGGAGTGCGAGTTGACGGATATCGGCCTCGGGGTCGCGACCGGCCAGCTCTGTGCCGCCTCCTATTTCGACACGGTGGTTTCGCCCGACAATGCGGCCTTCAAGCTGCGCGTTGCCAGTCGCTTCGGCCCCGGGCGACGCATCTCCAGCCTGTTTGCCAGCGCCTATGCCTCCGTCAAGCTTTGCGCCGAGGCGATCATCGAGGCGGGCGTCGACGATCCCGCGACGATCACGCAGCTTGTTTCGGCAGCGGCGCATCAGAGTGTGCTCGGCCCGCTCAGGATCGATCCGCAGACCCACCATGCGGCGTTGCCGTTCCATCTCGGCCGCATCAGCGACGACGGAGGCTTCGACATCGTCACATCGCTGCCGTCAATTGCCGCCGACCCCTATCTGACCGGCCAGCGCAAGCGCAAGGCGCCCCAATTGCGGATCGTCTCATGA